Proteins from one Carcharodon carcharias isolate sCarCar2 chromosome 19, sCarCar2.pri, whole genome shotgun sequence genomic window:
- the LOC121291763 gene encoding gap junction beta-3 protein-like, protein MDWGTLQGVLSGVNKYSTRFGRIWLSVVFIFRVLIYVVAAESVWGDEQSDFVCNTLQPGCPNTCYDHYFPISHIRLWALQLICVTTPSLLVVLHVAYRKERERKHRLKYGQNCSQLYKNTGKKHGGLWWTYLISLVFKIGFEIAFLYILHHIYNRFDLPRLVKCSMFPCPNIVDCFIAKPTEKKIFTYFMVGGSGLCTILNISELLYLIFKRCFQCCHKKNEKEEVSMSRTRRNLIRKDVLENGISLEEYKHKV, encoded by the coding sequence ATGGACTGGGGGACATTACAAGGTGTGCTCAGTGGCGTGAATAAATATTCGACCAGATTTGGACGGATCTGGCTCTCGGTAGTCTTCATCTTCAGAGTATTAATCTATGTGGTGGCAGCGGAAAGTGTGTGGGGTGATGAGCAGAGTGACTTTGTATGCAATACCCTTCAACCTGGCTGTCCAAACACTTGCTATGACCATTACTTCCCCATCTCCCACATTAGACTATGGGCTCTGCAACTAATCTGTGTCACCACACCTTCTCTGCTGGTTGTCTTGCATGTCGCCTAccgaaaggagagggagaggaagcacAGGCTAAAATATGGACAGAATTGTTCCCAATTATACAAAAACACAGGGAAGAAACATGGTGGGCTCTGGTGGACCTATCTGATCAGTCTGGTGTTTAAAATTGGGTTTGAAATCGCTTTCTTGTATATACTTCATCACATTTATAATCGTTTTGATTTGCCTCGTCTTGTCAAGTGTTCCATGTTCCCCTGTCCAAACATAGTTGATTGTTTCATTGCCAAGCCAACTGAGAAAAAGATCTTCACATACTTCATGGTTGGAGGGTCAGGTCTTTGTACCATCCTCAACATTTCTGAACTACTTTACCTAATTTTCAAACGATGCTTTCAATGTTGccacaaaaaaaatgaaaaggaagaGGTGAGCATGTCAAGGACAAGGCGAAATTTAATTCGTAAAGATGTTCTTGAGAATGGCATTAGTTTAGAAGAATATAAACACAAGGTCTAA